A part of Gramella sp. MAR_2010_147 genomic DNA contains:
- a CDS encoding MATE family efflux transporter, translating into MSWLNDLKKFLKLLKLAIVGQEQDYTKINIKRAILLLSVPMILEMIMESLFAVVDIFFVGRLGEDALATVGLTEAVVIIIYSIGVGISMAATAMILRRFGEKDYKTAGSTAFQLLIFGGFISVILGVIGWIYAENILRLMGASENVIKTGAGYTRIIFAGNTAIMLLFLINGAFRGAGLPHLAMRTLWLSNGLNIILDPLLIFGIGNFTGFGLEGAAIATTTGRSIGVLFQLYHLLNAKHKLVILKENMIFQLKTIKKIISISIGGMGQFLIDSVVWIFLTRIVAEFGSSAVAGFTISFRILMFSLMPAWGLSAAAATLVGQNMGAFKLKRAKISVWLTAKYNAWFLGFVTLLYVLFGNIFASWFTPNEQVQQIASMGLKIVALGYIFFGIGMVMVQAFNGAGDTKTPSYINIAIFWFLEIPMAYFLAEYFHLEMLGIFISIAFCHSLHALVSLWFFRRGKWAETKV; encoded by the coding sequence TTGAGCTGGCTAAATGACCTAAAGAAGTTTCTTAAACTTCTAAAACTGGCTATTGTAGGACAGGAGCAGGATTACACTAAAATTAATATCAAACGTGCAATTTTGTTACTATCGGTTCCAATGATCTTAGAAATGATCATGGAATCTTTATTTGCTGTCGTAGATATCTTTTTTGTAGGAAGACTTGGCGAAGATGCACTTGCCACCGTAGGCCTCACCGAAGCGGTTGTGATTATTATTTATTCCATAGGAGTTGGGATTAGTATGGCTGCCACTGCCATGATCTTAAGACGTTTTGGTGAAAAAGACTATAAAACGGCAGGAAGTACCGCATTTCAATTATTAATTTTTGGAGGCTTTATTTCGGTTATTCTGGGAGTTATTGGGTGGATATATGCTGAGAATATCCTTAGGTTAATGGGGGCCTCTGAAAATGTAATTAAAACAGGAGCGGGCTATACCAGGATTATTTTCGCGGGAAATACAGCCATAATGTTACTTTTTCTTATCAATGGTGCATTTCGTGGAGCCGGATTACCACATCTTGCTATGCGAACTTTATGGTTATCTAATGGTTTAAATATTATACTGGATCCGCTTCTCATATTTGGTATCGGAAATTTTACAGGGTTTGGACTGGAAGGAGCTGCGATTGCCACCACCACAGGTAGAAGTATTGGGGTACTTTTCCAGTTATATCATTTATTAAATGCCAAGCATAAGTTAGTTATTCTCAAAGAGAATATGATCTTTCAATTAAAGACCATTAAAAAAATAATATCAATTTCTATTGGAGGGATGGGGCAGTTCCTGATAGACTCTGTAGTCTGGATCTTTCTTACCAGAATTGTTGCTGAATTTGGAAGCAGTGCGGTAGCCGGGTTTACCATCTCCTTTAGAATCTTAATGTTCAGCCTTATGCCGGCATGGGGACTATCTGCTGCTGCGGCTACTTTAGTAGGGCAGAATATGGGAGCTTTTAAGTTGAAGAGAGCAAAAATATCGGTATGGCTTACAGCAAAATATAATGCCTGGTTCCTGGGCTTTGTTACCCTATTATATGTATTATTTGGAAACATCTTTGCATCATGGTTCACTCCAAATGAGCAGGTACAGCAAATAGCTTCGATGGGGCTAAAAATCGTGGCCCTGGGTTATATTTTCTTCGGAATTGGAATGGTTATGGTTCAGGCATTTAATGGAGCAGGGGACACCAAAACGCCCTCATATATCAATATAGCTATTTTCTGGTTTTTGGAAATTCCCATGGCTTATTTTTTAGCTGAATATTTTCATCTTGAGATGCTGGGAATCTTTATCTCTATTGCTTTTTGCCATTCATTACACGCTCTGGTTAGTCTATGGTTCTTCAGAAGAGGAAAATGGGCTGAAACAAAAGTTTAG
- a CDS encoding DinB family protein, whose protein sequence is MKTLIAFLSFVFFGAIYIGNNICTSNESSCPEQKVIENKIDVFEYLDETQEALIESTQDLSEEQIQYKSDENSWSIAQIIEHINIVEGSLKALLENKIKEGIPDMKPEVKMSDEEIVGFITDRSQKIPTQDQFQPSGKFMSAEEALESFKDQRENIVDWLKDSDIDMRAFANEFPFGTIDGYQTVLFMAGHTERHTVQIEEVKNNPDFPSE, encoded by the coding sequence ATGAAAACATTAATAGCATTTTTAAGCTTTGTATTTTTTGGTGCAATTTACATTGGAAATAATATTTGCACCAGTAACGAAAGCTCCTGCCCGGAGCAGAAGGTGATTGAAAACAAAATTGATGTATTTGAATATTTAGACGAAACTCAGGAAGCATTAATTGAAAGCACCCAGGATCTGTCTGAAGAACAAATACAATATAAATCAGATGAAAATAGCTGGTCTATTGCTCAAATTATTGAACATATCAATATTGTAGAAGGATCTTTAAAAGCATTGCTGGAGAACAAGATAAAGGAAGGGATACCAGATATGAAACCTGAAGTTAAAATGAGCGATGAGGAGATCGTTGGTTTCATTACAGACAGGTCTCAAAAGATTCCTACTCAGGATCAATTTCAGCCATCTGGGAAATTTATGAGTGCTGAAGAAGCTTTGGAATCTTTTAAGGATCAAAGGGAAAATATCGTTGACTGGCTCAAAGATTCAGATATTGATATGAGAGCATTTGCAAATGAATTCCCTTTTGGAACGATAGACGGTTATCAAACGGTTCTATTTATGGCTGGACATACAGAACGTCATACAGTACAGATAGAAGAAGTTAAAAACAACCCTGATTTCCCTTCGGAATAA
- a CDS encoding nuclear transport factor 2 family protein, whose amino-acid sequence MAKREKLLMELNNAFAKCDTKFLADNVTDDIIWNIVGEKTISGKEEFEKSLARMKIGGPLNIVVTDMITHQAKSVVEGVVEFNVEPGKKRMYSFCDVYIFSKSDNKVKELRTYVTQIKKI is encoded by the coding sequence ATGGCAAAGAGAGAAAAGTTGTTAATGGAGTTGAACAATGCCTTTGCTAAATGTGATACAAAGTTTTTAGCAGATAATGTGACTGATGATATCATTTGGAACATAGTAGGTGAAAAAACGATTTCTGGAAAAGAGGAGTTTGAGAAATCACTGGCAAGGATGAAAATTGGCGGACCATTGAATATTGTAGTAACTGATATGATCACCCATCAAGCAAAGTCTGTAGTTGAAGGGGTAGTGGAGTTTAATGTTGAACCTGGCAAGAAAAGAATGTATTCATTTTGCGATGTGTATATTTTTTCAAAGTCAGATAATAAGGTGAAAGAACTTAGAACCTATGTCACCCAGATAAAAAAAATATAA
- a CDS encoding VOC family protein, which yields MLRDSKAFTTYSTNKFDISKKFYQETLGLKVNENEMGLLELELVNCSVLIYPKEDHTPAAYTVLNFYVANIEEEVDLLTKKGVQFEKYDGEIKTDSRGIYKGKVGPEISWFKDPAGNILSLIQKGNKSLWQREKSC from the coding sequence ATGCTTAGAGATTCAAAAGCATTTACGACCTATTCTACTAATAAATTTGACATTTCAAAAAAATTCTATCAGGAAACACTTGGTCTAAAAGTAAATGAAAATGAGATGGGACTTCTTGAATTAGAGTTGGTAAATTGTTCGGTATTAATTTATCCCAAAGAAGATCATACTCCTGCTGCTTATACAGTGCTTAATTTCTATGTTGCAAATATTGAGGAAGAAGTTGACCTACTTACAAAAAAAGGAGTTCAGTTTGAAAAGTACGATGGTGAAATTAAAACCGATTCCCGGGGGATTTATAAGGGGAAAGTAGGGCCTGAGATTTCATGGTTTAAAGATCCTGCCGGTAATATATTATCGCTTATACAAAAGGGAAATAAAAGTTTATGGCAAAGAGAGAAAAGTTGTTAA
- the upp gene encoding uracil phosphoribosyltransferase, which produces MQVEEILKTNSIANKFISQLRDTGIQQDRMRFRRNIERLGEIMAYELSKELEYETAEITTPLGKSKILLPENELVICSILRAGLPLHQGILNYFDDAENSFISAYRHHPDNDEKFEILVEYLASPSLEGKTLILADPMLATGRSFSNVLNALKPMGIPDKIHLVSVIASMEGVEYLKTEFPENSKLWIATIDHELDNNGYIVPGLGDAGDLCFGSKLQH; this is translated from the coding sequence ATGCAGGTTGAAGAAATACTCAAGACTAATTCTATAGCTAATAAATTCATATCCCAGTTGAGAGATACCGGCATTCAACAAGATAGGATGCGTTTTCGCAGGAATATTGAGAGACTGGGTGAGATCATGGCCTATGAGCTAAGTAAGGAGCTTGAATATGAGACAGCCGAAATCACAACGCCACTTGGAAAATCGAAAATTCTCTTACCTGAAAATGAACTGGTTATCTGCTCTATTCTTAGGGCAGGATTGCCGCTTCACCAGGGAATATTGAACTATTTTGATGATGCTGAAAACTCCTTTATTTCGGCGTATAGACATCATCCAGATAATGATGAAAAATTTGAAATTCTCGTCGAATATCTTGCCTCTCCTTCTCTTGAAGGAAAAACGCTTATTCTGGCAGATCCCATGCTAGCGACCGGAAGATCCTTTAGCAATGTTCTTAATGCATTAAAACCAATGGGGATACCCGATAAAATTCATCTTGTCTCCGTTATTGCTTCAATGGAAGGTGTTGAATATCTTAAAACTGAATTTCCAGAGAACTCTAAATTATGGATTGCCACCATAGATCATGAACTTGACAATAATGGCTATATAGTTCCGGGACTGGGAGATGCGGGTGATCTTTGTTTTGGTAGTAAACTCCAGCACTAA